The DNA region CGCGACGCGAAGGGTGGCCTGCATCCGGCCGGCCGTCGCCCCCCCGAGGGCGAACGGAAGACCCACGAGCGCGCTCATGCTGGCCATCCCGAGGGTGGAGCCGATCGCGAAGACGACGATGTACGTGAGCCTCGCTCCCGCGGTCGGGATCGTGGCGATGATGAAGAGCATGAGGGCCGCGCTCCCCGCCATCCCGTGCAGGAGGCCGACGAGGAAGGGCCTCAGGCTCGAGCCCGGGCGGCTCGCGATCAGCCGCGCGCCGGCCGGCAGCCCGTGGTGCGTCGCGTGAGCCGCGTCGGTCCCGGGACGGTGGACGTGCGGGTGAAGGTGCTCGCCCCCGCCGTGCGCGTGCGAGTGGCTGTGGAGGACCGCGCCGCGACGGAAGCCCCACAGAAGCCTCGCGCCGAGAATGATCAGCACAGCCCCGACGACGCCCTCGAGAGTCGCCGCCACGCCGGGAGGGATCTGGAGGCCCGTGAAAACCACGAGGAGCCCCGCCGCCGTGAGCGCGACCGCATGCCCGACACCCCACCTCACCCCCACGAGCGACGCGCCGAGGACCGTCCGCCGCCGATCGCCGATCATGGTGGCGACTGCGGCGAGATGGT from Acidobacteriota bacterium includes:
- a CDS encoding urease accessory protein, which produces MDTTILSALGVGFSLGLKHALDADHLAAVATMIGDRRRTVLGASLVGVRWGVGHAVALTAAGLLVVFTGLQIPPGVAATLEGVVGAVLIILGARLLWGFRRGAVLHSHSHAHGGGEHLHPHVHRPGTDAAHATHHGLPAGARLIASRPGSSLRPFLVGLLHGMAGSAALMLFIIATIPTAGARLTYIVVFAIGSTLGMASMSALVGLPFALGGATAGRMQATLRVAAGLVSVGIGLAMALGFLLGA